The DNA region AAGGTGCGGTCTTAATTTTTATTATTATAACATATCCTTTGTAAATCTGTAAACTCTACCACAGAATTTGCATACTACCTGTGCGGGACCATCACTTAGTATTTCCTCAAGCTCATTTTCTTCGAGCAAAGAGAGACTTGATCTGGCGATCTCTTCGTTGCACGGACAGTAGTACTCTATTTCCTTAAGTCCTATAAGTCTTGGCTCTTTATCTTTAAGTATTATATGCGCTATATCCTCTGGACGTGCCTTTCTTGCCAGGAGATCTTCAAGATTCATATCTACACTTTCGTACATACCACCCATTTTCTGAACGAGATACCCGCTTGCTGTTAATACCCTACCTTCGGGATCAAGTAATACAGACATATCTACTAAGGTTTTTATCTGTTCGGATTGCTCAAAATAGTAAGCGAGATTTTCCTTTATGCTGTCACTTACTATGGGTACTACGCTTGTGTAAGGAGTACCTAGGTTAAGCTCTTTTATGACTGTAAGTGTACCATTCCAAGGTTTTCTTACCTCCCCTTCAATAAAGCCTCTCACCTTACCTGTCGCATCAGCTTCAGCAACAACCACCCCATCTTGAAGATTCAGTTTAAGAAGCACTTTCTGTTTTGTAGCATGTTTAACACAAGACGTGAGCAATAGAGAAGAAATTAGTGCCTCTCCTAAAACCTTTGCTTTCTCTTCATCAAGACCGTGTATCCTTCTTGCAGTTTCTACACTCCTTCCAGCTCTCAAGACGTAAACTCTCATAAGTTCGTGTTTTGGGACAGCTATAACCATATAATCCCTTTCTTGAAAGTAATTTTTCAGATCTTCCCGTGTTCCTTCGTTTAGATCCTTGTACAACATGATCTTTAAATATATCTTCTGTGGACTGACAAAAACAAGCTTATAATTGATCCTTATGGAGGAGCTGTTATGTTAAGAGCCTTCATAATCTCGGCGATCGTCTTTACATACATAGTTATGGTGTGGGGAGGATTGGTGAGATCCTCGGATTCGGGACTTGCCTGTCCAAGCTGGCCTTTATGTTATGGAAGTTTTGAACTTCCTAAGGATACTGCTGCAAAACTTGAAATGGGACACAGAACGGTAAGCAGTCTTGCTGGTGTATTTACCCTTTTGACCTTTGTATACGTGTGGAGAAAAAAGAGAGGTATTCCCAGGTTTACATCAACTGTTGCACTTCTTTTTACCTTCAGCGCTGCACTAACAGGCATGAAGATGATAAAAGCCGAGACACCCCATCTGAAGTACATATCTCACATGCTTTTAGAGTCCGTGCATATATACGAATCTATGATAATACTTGGTTTTCTCGTGCTGACATACAGATTTATATACAGGGATAGCAAGCAAGAGGGTGTGCCTATCTACGCTTACATCTTTGCCTTAATAACCATGATAACAGGAGTATTGGTAAGATATACTGGTTCTGGTGAGGCATGTGGACACGAATGGCCTACATGCAACGGAAACATTATCCCAGACTTTACGTCCTGGAAGGTCGCCCTCCAATTTGTACACAGGAACTTAGCTTACACCACTTGGCTTGCCTTTTTGCTTGCCCTCCTTACCAGCTATAGCAGAACTACCCTTTTAGCTTTTATCTTTATAAACATACAGTTCCTGTTTGCGGTATCTATGGTGCTTACAGGCTTTTTCCTGCCACTTAGCTTTATGGACACCGCTATGGGATTTTTCCTCTTTGCATGGCTTACCTACAACGTACAGACAAAACCTACAATAAACCTTAAGGTGAAGGAAGCATGGTAGTGAAGGCTGTTGCTCTCTACAGAAGCGTGGTAAGGGATTATA from Hydrogenobacter sp. includes:
- a CDS encoding COX15/CtaA family protein, which codes for MLRAFIISAIVFTYIVMVWGGLVRSSDSGLACPSWPLCYGSFELPKDTAAKLEMGHRTVSSLAGVFTLLTFVYVWRKKRGIPRFTSTVALLFTFSAALTGMKMIKAETPHLKYISHMLLESVHIYESMIILGFLVLTYRFIYRDSKQEGVPIYAYIFALITMITGVLVRYTGSGEACGHEWPTCNGNIIPDFTSWKVALQFVHRNLAYTTWLAFLLALLTSYSRTTLLAFIFINIQFLFAVSMVLTGFFLPLSFMDTAMGFFLFAWLTYNVQTKPTINLKVKEAW
- a CDS encoding Hsp33 family molecular chaperone HslO produces the protein MLYKDLNEGTREDLKNYFQERDYMVIAVPKHELMRVYVLRAGRSVETARRIHGLDEEKAKVLGEALISSLLLTSCVKHATKQKVLLKLNLQDGVVVAEADATGKVRGFIEGEVRKPWNGTLTVIKELNLGTPYTSVVPIVSDSIKENLAYYFEQSEQIKTLVDMSVLLDPEGRVLTASGYLVQKMGGMYESVDMNLEDLLARKARPEDIAHIILKDKEPRLIGLKEIEYYCPCNEEIARSSLSLLEENELEEILSDGPAQVVCKFCGRVYRFTKDML